One part of the Helicobacter cetorum MIT 99-5656 genome encodes these proteins:
- the argS gene encoding arginine--tRNA ligase, with translation MHTLIKSVLEEILETEVVIEYPKNREHGHYATPVAFNLAKVFKKPPLAIAEELVVKISSHSKVQGFFDSVVACKGYINFTLSLGFLERFTQSTLELKEKFGSKTPSKNSQKIFLEYVSANPTGPLHIGHARGAVFGDSLARIARFLGHEVLCEYYVNDMGAQIRLLGLSVWLAYKEHVLKESVTYPEVFYKGEYIIEIAKLASKDLEPSLFEQNEEVIIEVLSGYAKDLMLLEIKDNLDALGIHFDSYASEKETFKNKDKVFERLEAANTLYEKDSKVWLKSSLHQDESDRVLIKEDKSYTYLAGDIVYHNEKFKQDYTKFINIWGADHHGYIARVKASLNFLGYDSNKLEVLLAQMVRLLKNGEPYKMSKRAGNFILVKDVVEDIGKDALRFIFLSKRLDTHLEFDVNSLNKQDSSNPVYYIYYAHSRIHTMLDKSAFSQEEILKTPLNHLNAEEKYLLFSALSLPKVIESSFEEYGLQKMCEYLKTLASEFHSFYNACKILDTPKEKELLKVCLVVSLSLRNALSLLGIEIKKKPLSQN, from the coding sequence ATGCACACTCTCATTAAGAGCGTTTTAGAAGAAATTTTAGAAACTGAAGTCGTTATTGAATACCCTAAAAACAGAGAGCATGGGCATTATGCCACGCCCGTTGCCTTTAATCTAGCAAAGGTCTTTAAAAAACCGCCTTTAGCTATCGCTGAAGAGCTGGTTGTTAAAATCAGCTCGCATTCAAAAGTTCAAGGATTTTTTGATAGCGTAGTTGCTTGTAAAGGTTATATTAATTTCACCCTTTCTTTGGGCTTTTTGGAGCGTTTCACTCAGAGTACTTTGGAATTAAAAGAAAAATTTGGCTCTAAAACTCCTAGTAAAAATTCTCAAAAAATCTTTTTAGAATATGTGAGCGCTAACCCTACAGGGCCTTTACATATAGGGCATGCAAGGGGGGCGGTATTTGGCGATAGCTTGGCAAGAATCGCCCGCTTTTTAGGGCATGAAGTTCTATGCGAATACTATGTGAATGATATGGGGGCTCAGATTCGCTTGCTAGGGCTTTCAGTATGGCTTGCTTATAAAGAGCATGTTTTAAAAGAGAGTGTAACTTACCCAGAAGTCTTTTACAAAGGCGAATACATCATAGAAATCGCAAAGCTTGCTAGTAAGGATTTAGAGCCTAGCCTTTTTGAGCAAAACGAAGAAGTGATTATTGAAGTCTTAAGCGGCTATGCTAAGGATTTAATGCTTTTAGAAATCAAGGACAATTTAGATGCTTTGGGCATTCATTTTGATTCCTATGCGAGCGAAAAAGAAACTTTTAAGAATAAAGACAAAGTGTTTGAACGCCTAGAAGCAGCGAACACCCTTTATGAAAAGGATTCTAAAGTTTGGCTCAAATCTTCGTTACACCAAGACGAAAGCGATAGAGTGCTTATCAAAGAAGATAAGAGCTACACTTATTTAGCCGGCGATATTGTCTATCATAATGAGAAGTTTAAGCAAGATTACACCAAGTTCATCAACATTTGGGGAGCAGACCACCATGGCTATATCGCTAGGGTAAAAGCCAGCCTTAATTTCTTGGGCTATGATTCTAACAAACTTGAAGTTTTACTCGCTCAAATGGTGCGGCTACTCAAAAACGGCGAACCTTATAAGATGAGTAAGCGAGCGGGCAATTTTATCTTAGTTAAAGATGTAGTAGAAGATATAGGCAAGGACGCCTTGAGATTTATTTTCTTAAGCAAACGCCTTGATACGCATTTGGAATTTGATGTAAACAGCCTGAATAAGCAGGACAGCTCAAACCCTGTTTATTACATCTATTACGCTCATTCTCGCATTCATACCATGCTAGATAAATCAGCTTTTTCTCAAGAAGAGATTTTAAAAACCCCCTTAAACCATTTGAATGCTGAAGAAAAATACTTGCTCTTTAGTGCCTTAAGCCTACCTAAAGTCATTGAGTCTTCTTTTGAAGAATACGGCTTACAGAAAATGTGCGAATACCTAAAAACTTTAGCTTCTGAGTTTCACAGCTTCTATAATGCCTGTAAAATTTTAGATACCCCTAAGGAAAAAGAGCTTTTAAAGGTGTGTTTGGTCGTTAGCCTAAGTCTTAGAAACGCCCTATCTCTCTTAGGTATAGAGATAAAAAAGAAGCCCTTATCTCAAAATTAA
- a CDS encoding HugZ family heme oxygenase, with amino-acid sequence MLTRIIEHMNAHHVEDMKGLLKKFGQIHNAENVKFQSVDSQGIVISYNDNQTLRIEFSEEIKDPKDYKNAIIELCQSVEKTHDLKGVEEEIKAFRESFDSICLATLHPNGHVVCSYASLMFDGKQYYIYVSEVAEHFASLKHNPENVEVMFLEDESKAKSAILRKRLRYKTKVRFIERGAEFDKAFDAFIEKTGGAGGIKTIRTMQDFHLIALDFGKGRYVKGFGQAYDISGDSITYAGAKGNPHTFVHKK; translated from the coding sequence ATGCTTACTCGTATTATAGAACACATGAACGCTCATCATGTAGAAGACATGAAGGGCTTGTTAAAAAAATTCGGACAAATCCATAACGCTGAGAATGTGAAGTTTCAAAGCGTGGATTCTCAAGGCATTGTGATTAGCTACAATGATAATCAAACCTTAAGAATTGAATTTAGCGAAGAGATTAAAGACCCCAAAGATTATAAAAATGCCATTATTGAGCTGTGTCAGAGTGTAGAAAAAACCCATGATTTAAAAGGTGTTGAAGAAGAAATCAAAGCCTTTAGAGAAAGCTTTGATTCTATTTGTTTAGCGACCTTACACCCTAATGGGCATGTGGTATGCTCTTATGCAAGCCTTATGTTTGATGGCAAGCAATACTATATTTATGTGAGTGAAGTGGCAGAGCATTTTGCCAGCCTTAAGCACAACCCAGAGAATGTAGAAGTCATGTTCTTAGAAGATGAAAGCAAAGCCAAATCAGCGATTTTGAGAAAACGCTTGCGTTATAAGACTAAAGTGCGTTTTATTGAAAGGGGAGCTGAGTTTGACAAAGCATTTGACGCTTTTATTGAAAAAACAGGCGGAGCTGGGGGCATTAAAACCATACGCACCATGCAAGATTTCCATTTAATCGCACTAGATTTTGGCAAGGGTCGCTATGTAAAAGGCTTTGGTCAAGCCTATGATATTTCAGGCGATAGCATCACTTACGCCGGAGCTAAAGGCAACCCACACACTTTCGTGCATAAGAAATAA
- a CDS encoding RNA-guided endonuclease InsQ/TnpB family protein — protein sequence MKVNKGFKFRLYPTKEQQTKLQHSFFVYNQAYNICLNLQQEQYEKNKDLPTKQRKWQKSSELDSAIKHHLKARNLSFSSVVAQQSRMNAERALRDAFKVKNRGFPKFKNSKFAKQSFTWNNQGFSIKDFNERFKMFNLMKMPLKMRMHRDLPLNAKIKQIVVSCSHQKYFVSFSIEYEKELNTIKEPRNCVGVDLNIYDIALSVDLKEYEKLTDLEQYQKDMKELGLKVDENINLKRLIPTYSKLHSFKKYSKEFKRLQRKQSRRVLKSKQNKIKLGGNFYKTQKKLNKAFDKSSYQKLDRYHKITSELSKQFELIVVEDLQIKNMTKRAKLKNVKQKSGLNKSILNTSFYQIISFLDYKQQHNGKLLVKAPPQYTSKTCHSCGQINHELKLNHREYLCQNCGYIEHRDINAASNILSKGLSLLGLGNSLADFKEQSLSY from the coding sequence ATGAAAGTAAATAAGGGCTTTAAATTTCGTTTGTATCCTACCAAAGAGCAACAGACCAAATTACAACACTCTTTTTTTGTCTATAACCAAGCCTATAACATTTGCTTAAATCTACAACAAGAGCAATACGAAAAAAACAAAGATTTACCCACTAAACAAAGAAAATGGCAAAAATCAAGCGAATTAGATAGTGCGATTAAGCACCATTTAAAAGCTAGGAATTTAAGTTTTAGTAGTGTAGTCGCTCAACAATCACGCATGAATGCAGAAAGAGCCTTAAGAGATGCCTTTAAAGTCAAAAATAGGGGCTTTCCTAAATTTAAAAACTCTAAATTTGCTAAACAAAGTTTTACTTGGAATAATCAAGGCTTTTCTATCAAAGACTTTAACGAACGCTTTAAGATGTTTAACTTAATGAAAATGCCCTTAAAAATGCGTATGCATAGAGACTTACCCCTTAATGCTAAGATTAAACAAATCGTAGTCTCTTGCTCTCATCAAAAATATTTTGTTAGTTTTAGCATAGAATACGAAAAAGAGCTTAACACTATTAAAGAGCCTAGAAATTGTGTCGGTGTGGACTTAAATATCTATGATATAGCTTTAAGCGTTGATTTAAAAGAATATGAAAAACTAACCGACCTAGAACAATACCAAAAAGACATGAAAGAACTAGGTTTAAAAGTAGATGAAAATATCAATCTAAAACGACTTATTCCTACTTATTCTAAACTACATTCTTTTAAAAAATACTCTAAAGAATTTAAAAGACTACAAAGAAAACAAAGCCGTAGGGTTTTAAAATCTAAACAAAATAAAATCAAACTAGGAGGTAATTTTTACAAAACTCAAAAAAAATTAAACAAAGCCTTTGATAAATCAAGCTATCAAAAACTAGACAGATACCATAAAATCACAAGCGAACTTTCAAAGCAATTTGAATTGATAGTAGTTGAAGACTTACAAATTAAGAACATGACCAAAAGAGCCAAACTCAAAAATGTTAAACAAAAGAGTGGGCTTAATAAGTCTATACTAAATACTTCATTCTATCAAATCATCTCTTTTTTAGACTACAAACAACAGCATAATGGCAAATTGTTAGTGAAAGCTCCCCCACAATATACGAGTAAAACTTGTCATAGTTGTGGGCAAATCAACCACGAGCTTAAATTAAATCATAGAGAATATCTGTGTCAAAATTGCGGATATATAGAGCATAGAGATATAAACGCCGCAAGTAATATTTTAAGCAAAGGGTTAAGTCTTCTTGGGTTAGGAAATAGCCTTGCAGACTTTAAAGAGCAAAGCCTTTCGTATTAG
- the tnpA gene encoding IS200/IS605 family transposase — translation MKQIDNIRHGRHCVFLMHVHLVFVTKYRRKAFNKEVIDFLGSVFAKVCKDFESELVEFDGESDHVHLLINYPPKVSVSRLVNSLKGVSSRLVRQQNFKNVKATLWGNHLWSPSYFAGSCGGAPLEIIKQYIQEQETPH, via the coding sequence ATGAAACAAATTGATAATATTAGACATGGCAGACATTGTGTTTTTTTAATGCATGTGCATTTAGTATTTGTAACTAAATATAGGCGTAAAGCATTCAACAAAGAAGTTATAGACTTTTTAGGTTCTGTATTTGCTAAGGTATGCAAAGACTTTGAAAGCGAGTTAGTAGAATTTGATGGGGAAAGCGACCATGTGCATTTACTTATCAATTATCCACCAAAAGTTAGTGTTAGTAGGTTAGTTAATTCTTTAAAGGGTGTTAGTAGTCGTTTGGTTAGACAACAAAATTTTAAAAATGTTAAAGCTACTTTGTGGGGCAATCATTTATGGTCGCCTAGTTATTTTGCTGGAAGCTGTGGGGGTGCTCCTTTAGAAATCATTAAGCAATATATCCAAGAGCAAGAAACACCACATTAG
- a CDS encoding nucleotide-binding protein, translating into MHKIFIIYEILEKQLENFLKMLDVEAEKVTNDSGMTIIESLESKLHNISVGIVLLTLDDRAISKADFDKGNENYHLQARQNVVLEMGMLMAKLGRKNVIILEKGDIKGPSDIRGIFHLDLRNIL; encoded by the coding sequence TTGCACAAAATATTCATTATTTATGAGATTCTAGAAAAACAACTAGAGAACTTTTTAAAAATGCTTGATGTAGAAGCTGAAAAAGTAACAAATGATTCGGGAATGACTATCATAGAATCATTGGAAAGTAAGTTGCATAATATTTCAGTTGGTATTGTTCTTTTGACTCTAGATGATAGGGCAATTTCCAAAGCGGATTTTGACAAGGGGAATGAAAATTACCATTTACAAGCGAGACAAAATGTTGTTCTTGAAATGGGAATGCTTATGGCTAAATTAGGTAGAAAAAATGTTATTATCTTAGAAAAAGGCGATATTAAAGGACCATCGGATATTAGAGGTATTTTTCACTTAGATTTAAGGAATATCTTGTAA